From Penicillium psychrofluorescens genome assembly, chromosome: 6, one genomic window encodes:
- a CDS encoding uncharacterized protein (ID:PFLUO_009156-T1.cds;~source:funannotate) has protein sequence MQWLTLCALISSAVASYPMLGWDAYRRFDMFTLRPGEITKQFSSYDRTNGNNDGGYGTYSCLYNSTDGRCVIADAKGPGEIASIWFTYDNDSVVPIGDIRIELDSHLVLQHDLQRLVDGDIGAPFLWPLIGNTNDTNGGNVIKVPIPYTKSMIISTLHNPHYYHVVYRELPADANVNIFDPDDSALDALDTARRFGVVDPKCRSRVSSCPYSSRGTRSESHTFTVDSGHSSQVATISGSGVVTQLQLRVPKILGAPHVEDDGRAYGQGGWSSATFKLDPRNTQCQLTRRLDSTVGHQRAAVSIDGKNAGEWPDSGPSNNATWADQILELNPELTAGKRTINVKNTFVASDLDLNEFFYALHCKVNVSSDWELMDLLNVGPNNPHDEATHEYEISGQTWSGVRHYLYEGKRLEQATRSLHLISDLYLRLTFDGKTTVDGPIGSFFGSALGKFAVRSLMLSIDTLGENGAFTSWWPMPFNNSVAVELVNQAGEPVQGSIDIKWAPWSAPPAPWGYFATQHHHAETKTGVLWNFLSETGRGVACGATQAFRGAILPPNNTLDFLEGDLKVWTNRGGKTGPFDQATMLGTGTEDFYESGWYFTDAQDGTYGSTAVPFAMPLTGMEAHEFRELNCIGECVEASRLMLADSMNFDDGISFNIEHGPENNDVNANYETTAFYYHARD, from the coding sequence ATGCAATGGTTGACACTATGTGCTCTTATATCTTCGGCTGTGGCGTCCTACCCGATGCTAGGCTGGGACGCCTATCGTCGCTTTGATATGTTCACCCTCCGGCCTGGGGAGATCACCAAGCAATTCTCGTCGTATGATCGCACAAATGGGAATAATGACGGAGGTTATGGAACATATTCGTGTCTTTACAATAGTACCGACGGCCGCTGTGTTATTGCTGATGCCAAGGGTCCGGGTGAGATTGCATCGATTTGGTTCACGTACGATAACGACAGTGTCGTGCCTATCGGCGACATTCGTATTGAGCTAGATTCGCATTTGGTGCTGCAGCACGATCTTCAGAGACTCGTGGATGGGGACATAGGAGCTCCATTCCTCTGGCCATTGATAGGGAATACCAATGATACCAATGGTGGCAATGTGATTAAGGTGCCCATCCCGTACACAAAATCAATGATCATCAGCACCCTCCACAATCCTCATTATTACCACGTTGTGTACCGAGAACTTCCTGCCGATGCAAACGTGAATATATTCGACCCTGATGACAGCGCATTGGATGCTTTAGATACTGCTCGTCGCTTTGGTGTCGTTGATCCAAAGTGTCGTTCGAGGGTATCTTCATGTCCGTATTCGTCGCGAGGCACTCGCAGTGAGAGCCACACGTTTACGGTGGATTCAGGCCATTCCTCTCAAGTAGCCACAATCTCCGGCTCAGGCGTTGTCACTCAGCTGCAGTTACGAGTGCCCAAAATTCTGGGTGCGCCACATGTGGAAGACGATGGTCGCGCGTACGGGCAAGGGGGGTGGAGCTCAGCAACATTTAAACTAGACCCCCGCAACACACAGTGTCAACTCACCCGACGATTAGATAGCACTGTTGGCCATCAGCGTGCGGCAGTCAGTATTGATGGAAAAAATGCAGGTGAATGGCCCGACAGTGGACCCAGCAACAATGCAACCTGGGCGGACCAGATCTTGGAGCTCAATCCGGAATTAACGGCGGGCAAGAGAACTATAAACGTCAAAAACACGTTTGTTGCTTCGGATCTTGACTTGAACGAGTTCTTCTATGCTCTGCACTGCAAAGTGAATGTCTCTTCCGACTGGGAATTGATGGACCTGTTGAATGTCGGACCCAACAATCCGCACGACGAAGCTACACACGAATATGAAATCAGTGGCCAAACTTGGAGTGGGGTTCGGCATTACTTATATGAAGGAAAGCGCCTGGAACAAGCGACCCGGTCCCTTCACCTCATTAGCGACCTTTACCTGAGACTCACCTTCGATGGCAAGACAACGGTAGATGGCCCCATCGGATCATTTTTTGGATCGGCGCTTGGAAAATTCGCCGTGCGGTCATTGATGCTCTCTATTGATACCCTGGGTGAGAACGGCGCATTTACATCCTGGTGGCCAATGCCATTTAATAATTCTGTTGCCGTGGAACTCGTGAATCAAGCTGGAGAGCCAGTGCAGGGATCAATTGATATAAAATGGGCACCATGGTCTGCTCCGCCCGCACCATGGGGGTATTTTGCGACACAACACCACCACgcagaaacaaaaacaggTGTTCTATGGAACTTCCTCAGCGAAACGGGGCGGGGGGTAGCCTGTGGAGCAACCCAAGCGTTCCGAGGTGCCATTCTACCTCCGAACAACACCCTGGACTTCCTCGAGGGTGATCTGAAGGTGTGGACGAACCGTGGCGGTAAGACGGGTCCCTTTGATCAGGCCACTATGCTCGGTACCGGAACGGAGGACTTCTATGAGTCTGGTTGGTACTTTACAGACGCGCAAGATGGGACATATGGTTCGACCGCCGTTCCTTTTGCGATGCCTCTGACTGGCATGGAGGCTCACGAATTTCGGGAGCTGAATTGCATTGGGGAGTGTGTCGAGGCATCCCGGTTGATGCTGGCAGATTCCATGAATTTCGATGATGGTATCTCGTTCAATATCGAGCACGGACCTGAAAACAATGATGTCAATGCGAACTACGAGACTACTGCGTTTTACTATCATGCGAGAGACTAA
- a CDS encoding uncharacterized protein (ID:PFLUO_009155-T1.cds;~source:funannotate) — MTIKFLSSLAKGQPGILHHCTPDLVAFEYTRGATRKPHTLLFIGGLGDGLGSVEYISDLVQALDPTEWTVFAIVLSSYYGGWGMGRLGKDIDEIAQCVQYIRDYKTRQFGKGKVVVMGHSTGSQDVMQYISATNPRPRHPVFDREWIPILRPDIDGAIMQAPVSDREAILWVLHCGTERDSPETMRQIYDKAVEDARNATYEDHDSVDTIVPVSVTARIGYPPTAAVSSRRFLSLASPDSPEKPEEDDLFSSDLSDEQLGHTFGAVGSRGVLKQKLMVLYSGRDQSVPPWVDKEALLRRWQAVIDAGKQEFWSPHSMIILGASHALSDPDQAEPRRILVERVTGFLNDIQQE; from the exons ATGACGATCAAatttctctcctctctcgCCAAAGGCCAACCTGGTATACTCCATCATTGC ACTCCTGATTTGGTTGCCTTCGAGTATACACGGGGCGCAACCCGTAAACCACACACCCTCCTCTTCATTGGCGGACTCGGGGACGGGCTAGGCTCCGTCGAATACATCAGCGATCTTGTACAGGCGCTGGATCCAACAGAATGGACCGTCTTCGCGATAGTGCTCTCATCATATTACGGGGGATGGGGCATGGGCCGACTAGGGAAGGatatcgacgagatcgcTCAGTGCGTGCAGTACATCCGTGACTACAAGACACGGCAATTCGGGAAGGGAAaagtggtggtgatgggcCACTCGACGGGAAGCCAGGACGTGATGCAATACATTTCCGCCACAAACCCGCGTCCGAGACATCCGGTGTTCGATCGGGAGTGGATCCCGATCTTACGGCCGGATATTGATGGTGCGATCATGCAGGCACCCGTATCGGATCGTGAGGCGATTCTTTGGGTGCTGCATTGCGGCACGGAGCGCGATAGCCCCGAGACAATGCGCCAGATCTACGACAAGGCGGTTGAGGACGCCCGCAACGCTACCTACGAAGACCACGACTCGGTCGACACTATTGTGCCAGTGTCGGTGACCGCACGAATTGGCTATCCACCCACAGCAGCGGTCAGCAGTCGCCGATTTCTCAGTCTGGCTAGTCCCGACAGTCCCGAGAAACCGGAAGAGGACGACCTATTCAGTTCGGATCTCAGTGATGAGCAACTGGGTCACACATTTGGAGCGGTCGGGTCGCGCGGCGTATTAAAACAGAAGCTCATGGTGCTGTACTCGGGCCGCGACCAGTCGGTGCCGCCGTGGGTGGACAAGGAGGCCCTGCTGCGTCGCTGGCAGGCAGTGATTGATGCCGGCAAGCAGGAATTCTGGAGTCCACATAGTATGATCATTCTCGGTGCCTCGCATGCGTTGAGTGACCCCGATCAGGCGGAGCCACGGCGAATCTTGGTAGAGAGGGTGACTGGGTTTTTGAATGACATCCAGCAAGAATAG
- a CDS encoding uncharacterized protein (ID:PFLUO_009157-T1.cds;~source:funannotate) has product MAEHVDEKPEVPYVESQQPQEEDIPDQTAQDGVRIAEAMTMSNAFEGQLETNLNPYVSSAFEDHSLMPVINVVSSTLSGVTYMPVAKILNLWDRTVGFISMVSIATLGMVLMASCNSFPLYAAAQVFYSIGFTGMIFCVDVVTSDTSTMQNRGLAFAFTSSTYIITAFAGPAAAEKIYGFNWRWGYGAWAIVVPAVSLPMVAVMQLGKRKATKNGLMARPRSNRTWCEIIWYYMIEFDFIGVLLVCAGFVIFLLPFTLAGYSEGIWSSAYIIAMIVVGFVLLVAFAFWEKYGARKPFVPWYLLKSRTVLGACLLDFTYQVAYYCWYLYLTSYLQVVYNTSIESAGYISSIFDVVSSVELIAVGFLIRWTGHFKWILLCGVPLYMLGEGLMIYFRNPGWGIGYMVLCQIIIALGGGVITIGEQVAVLAASDHNDVAAVLALLGLIGYIGGSVGSSISGAIWTNTLPGELRKMLSEKDQGEIDSIVGSLPKQLSYPMGSEMREVIGLAYAATQKRMLIAGTAIMALGLGFTLLIKNINVKKVDQVKGMVF; this is encoded by the exons ATGGCTGAACATGTCGACGAAAAACCCGAGGTCCCTTACGTCGAGTCCCAGCAGCCTCAGGAGGAAGACATTCCCGACCAGACCGCGCAGGATGGTGTGAGAATAGCGGAGGCCATGACCATGTC CAATGCCTTTGAAGGCCAGCTAGAGACCAACCTGAATCCTTACGTTTCGAGCGCCTTCGAAGATCACTCCCTGATGCCAGTCATCAATGTGGTGTCGAGTACCCTTTCCGGTGTCACATATATGCCTGTTGCTAAGATTCTGAATTTGTGGGATCGCACCGTCGGATTTATATCGATGGTATCGATTGCAACTCTGGGCATGGTCCTCATGGCCAGCTGTAACAGTTTCCCACTATATGCGGCGGCCCAGGTCTTTTACTCGATTGGCTTCACTGGAATGATCTTCTGTGTGGACGTCGTCACCTCCGATACCTCTACAATGCAAAACCGTGGGCTTGCTTTCGCCTTTACCTCGTCTACCTACATCATCACCGCATTCGCGGGCCCGGCCGCAGCAGAGAAGATCTACGGCTTTAATTGGCGCTGGGGGTACGGTGCCTGGGCAATTGTCGTGCCCGCCGTGTCGCTGCCCATGGTTGCTGTGATGCAGCTCGGCAAGCGAAAGGCAACGAAGAACGGACTGATGGCACGTCCCCGCAGTAACCGTACCTGGTGCGAGATTATATGGTATTACATGATTGAATTTGACT TCATTGGCGTTCTCCTTGTCTGCGCGGGATTCGTCATCTTTTTGTTACCCTTTACCCTTGCTGGGTACTCCGAGGGCATCTGGAGTAGCGCTTACATCATTGCGATGATCGTCGTCGGGTTCGTTCTCCTGGTTGCCTTTGCCTTTTGGGAGAAATACGGCGCCCGCAAACCATTCGTTCCCTGGTACCTGCTCAAGTCGCGCACGGTCTTGGGTGCCTGTCTACTTGACTTCACGTACCAGGTTGCTTACTACTGCTGGTATCTGTACCTTACCTCGTACTTACAGGTCGTGTACAATACCTCAATTGAGTCCGCTGGGTATATCAGCAGCATCTTCGATGTTGTCTCGAGCGTGGAGCTTATAGCCGTGGGTTTCTTAATCCGATGGACTGGCCACTTCAAATGGATTCTCTTGTGCGGAGTGCCGCTGTATATGCTGGGAGAAGGCTTGATGATCTATTTCCGGAATCCCGGTTGGGGCATTGGATATATGGTCCTATGCCAGATCATTATTGCCTTGGGTGGAGGAGTGATTACCATCGGCGAGCAAGTTGCCGTTTTAGCTGCTTCTGACCACAATGATGTCGCAGCCgttcttgctctgctggGTCTTATCGGTTATATTGGTGGTTCCGTCGGTAGCAGTATTTCGGGCGCTATCTGGACCAATACCCTGCCCGGAGAGCTGAGAAAGATGCTATCAgaaaaagaccaaggagAGATCGACAGCATTGTTGGTAGTCTTCCCAAGCAGCTGAGTTACCCTATGGGCTCTGAGATGCGAGAGGTTATTGGGTTGGCCTACGCGGCCACCCAGAAGCGCATGCTAATTGCCGGCACGGCAATTATGGCTCTTGGCCTAGGATTTACCTTGCTGATCAAGAACATCAACGTTAAGAAGGTTGATCAGGTCAAGGGTATGGTCTTCTAG
- a CDS encoding uncharacterized protein (ID:PFLUO_009154-T1.cds;~source:funannotate) codes for MSGKMTLYKLVVLGDGGVGKTALTIQLCLNHFVETYDPTIEDSYRKQVVIDQQSCMLEVLDTAGQEEYTALRDQWIRDGEGFVLVYSITSRASFSRITKFYNQIKMVKESAGSGSPNAPSYLATSMHASTGPPLPVPVMLVGNKSDKAVERAVSAQEGQALAKELGCEFVEASAKNCINVEKAFYDVVRMLRQQRQQSISGRGPNHRSTGFSGHRSDRDTGSDRPPFRTDKRHRGGIRCVLL; via the exons ATGTCCGGAAAAATGACGTTGTAcaagctggtggtgctgggcGATGGAGGCGTAGGGAAAACAGCCCTTACCATCCAG CTCTGTTTGAATCACTTCGTCGAAACATACGACCCGACCATCGAGGACTCATACCGCAAACAAGTTGTGATTGACCAACAGTCGTGTATGCTCGAGGTGCTAGACACGGCGGGTCAGGAGGAATACACTGCGCTGCGCGACCAGTGGATCCGGGACGGCGAAGGGTTCGTGCTGGTGTACAGTATCACTTCGCGGGCCTCATTCTCGCGCATCACCAAATTCTACAATCAGATCAAGATGGTCAAGGAGTCGGCCGGCTCCGGATCGCCGAATGCACCCAGCTACTTGGCCACTTCCATGCACGCCTCCACGGGCCCGCCACTGCCCGTGCCCGTCATGCTTGTCGGGAACAAGAGTGACAAGGCGGTCGAGCGGGCCGTCTCCgcccaagaaggccaagcgcTAGCCAAGGAGCTCGGCTGTGAGTTTGTCGAAGCCTCCGCAAAGAACTGCATCAATGTCGAAAAAGCTTTCTATGATGTGGTCCGCATGCTacggcagcagcgccagcagtCGATCAGCGGTCGCGGGCCAAATCACCGGTCAACGGGCTTCTCTGGCCACCGTAGTGACCGCGATACCGGGTCTGACCGTCCGCCCTTCCGGACCGATAAGCGACATCGCGGAGGCATCCGGTGTGTTCTCTTGTGA
- a CDS encoding uncharacterized protein (ID:PFLUO_009158-T1.cds;~source:funannotate), with amino-acid sequence MSTEHPPRTLFFDVFGTVVEWRSCVTTALQTAAQQALNDPKKNLSANVRKYASTMSSQDWLALAVEWRKSYGKFTQTFDPSKEFVSVDQHHYNALQDLLRQRGIHELFTDSELWELAFCWHRLDPWPDSTRGLELLNLKFETATLSNGNVSLLEDLNRYGPLPFTHIVSAEHFGAYKPSPKVYHGAANRFGLEPAQCALVAAHLSDLKAAKSCGFQTIYVERDLEESLPPDQVEQAHEEGYVDMWVGLNTVGFFEVARRFEAIMSTGEPKVNKQADSDGHFRRKESAFRSSISRSASAEFPAEKDRYVLYINYGCPWAHRANLVWTLKGLGDIVQMVILDPELGPDGWFFSGARGSAEKDPLYGFKTLKELYLKADPQYEGRYTVPTLWDKKKETIVNNESSEVIRMFYTEFDDFLPEALREVNRPGGGFYPEHLRNEIDTMNAWVYPQINNGVYKTGFATTQEAYKANIYPLFEALDRVEVHLDQAEHQPFLFGANITEADIRLYTTIARFDVAYYVIFKCNLKMIRHDYPRIDRWYRRLYYDESERTRGAFKQTTFFDLYKLGYSAAIGKETGSRQLVIPLGPIPDILPPEKHE; translated from the exons atgtcgaCTGAACACCCACCCCGGACTCTGTTTTTTGATGTCTTTGGTACGGTCGTTGAATGGCGTTCATGCGTCACCACGGCCTTGCAGACCGCTGCCCAGCAGGCCTTAAATGACCCCAAAAAGAACTTGTCGGCCAACGTGCGGAAATATGCATCTACAATGAGCTCACAGGACTGGCTGGCTCTCGCTGTAGAATGGCGGAAGTCCTATGGCAAGTTTACTCAAACTTTCGATCCTTCCAAAGAGTTCGTGTCGGTAGACCAGCACCACTATAACGCCCTACAAGACCTACTCCGGCAACGGGGCATCCACGAGTTGTTCACCGATAGTGAATTATGGGAGCTTGCTTTCTGCTGGCACCGACTTGATCCGTGGCCAGACAGCACACGGGGGTTGGAATTGCTGAATCTCAAGTTCGAAACTGCCACTTTGTCCAACGGCAATGTATCCTTGCTTGAGGACCTTAACAGATATGGGCCCCTTCCCTTTACCCATATCGTCAGCGCGGAGCATTTTGGGGCCTACAAACCCTCGCCCAAGGTTTACCATGGGGCAGCCAACAGGTTCGGACTGGAGCCGGCTCAGTGCGCGCTAGTAGCCGCACATCTTTCTGATTTAAAGGCGGCCAAGAGTTGTGGATTTCAGACGATTTACGTCGAGCGGGACTTGGAGGAATCCTTGCCGCCGGATCAAGTTGAGCAAGCCCATGAGGAAGGGTACGTTGACATGTGGGTCGGGCTGAACACAGTGGGCTTCTTTGAAGTGGCTCGGCGTTTTG AAGCGATCATGAGCACTGGA GAACCCAAGGTTAACAAACAAGCCGACTCGGATGGTCACTTTCGACGCAAAGAATCGGCCTTCCGTTCCAGCATTTCTCGGAGTGCGTCTGCCGAGTTCCCTGCAGAGAAGGATCGCTACGTGCTGTACATCAACTATGGATGTCCTTGGGCGCATCGAGCCAACCTAGTGTGGACGCTCAAGGGGCTAGGTGACATTGTCCAGATGGTCATCCTAGACCCAGAACTCGGACCGGATGGATGGTTCTTCTCTGGTGCCAGGGGTTCTGCCGAGAAAGATCCTCTGTATGGCTTTAAGACTCTGAAAGAACTCTACTTGAAAGCAGATCCGCAGTATGAAGGGCGATATACAGTGCCAACGCTATGggacaaaaagaaagagacgATCGTCAACAACGAAAGCAGTGAGGTCATTCGCATGTTTTATACCGAGTTTGACGATTTCCTGCCCGAGGCTTTGCGCGAAGTCAACCGTCCTGGAGGTGGTTTTTATCCTGAGCACCTGAGAAATGAGATTGACACGATGAATGCCTGGGTGTATCCGCAAATCAACAACGGTGTGTACAAGACCGGCTTTGCTACTACTCAGGAAGCGTACAAGGCAAATATTTATCCCCTGTTTGAGGCTCTTGACCGCGTTGAGGTGCATCTTGACCAAGCAGAGCATCAACCATTTCTCTTTGGGGCAAACATCACCGAAGCTGACATTCGCCTGTACACGACCATTGCACGATTCGATGTGGCATACTACGTGATCTTCAAGTGTAACTTGAAAATGATCAGACATGACTACCCGCGCATCGATCGCTGGTATCGCCGGCTATATTATGACGAATCAGAGAGGACCCGCGGTGCTTTTAAGCAGACAACCTTCTTTGATCTT TACAAACTTGGATACAGCGCAGCTATTGGGAAAGAGACTGGCAGCAGACAGCTTGTGATTCCACTTGGTCCTATTCCGGATATATTGCCACCCGAAAAGCACGAGTAG
- a CDS encoding uncharacterized protein (ID:PFLUO_009153-T1.cds;~source:funannotate) yields MPPHHHRNHPQEAALEHSLRDPESFWSAHAARLHWHRPPSRALSRQTKSLPSGVQHEHWSWFPDGEISTTYNCVDRHVHNGHGDQVAIIWESPVTRTTQKFTYTQLLEEVEVLAGVLREEGVRKGDVVIIYMPMIPAALIAALAIARLGAIHAAVFGGFAAQSLAQRIEAGRPRAIMTASCGIEGGKGPMSYRPLVEGAVEMSSFKPSKVIVWQRDQLRWNNPDKLGGQRNWQRLVKSARMRGVRADPVPVKSTDALYIIYTSGTTGLPKGVLREAGGHAVGLELSIQSVFGIKGPGDVMFCASDIGWVVGHSYILYAPLLVGATTVLFEGKPVGTPDAGTFWRIIETHKVNTMFTAPTAMRAIRKDDPNNRLIDEIGRRGGLKSLQALFLAGERSEPSIVSAYQELLGKYAAQDALVIDNWWSSESGSPITSLALNGSLAVSEKLPPGADHPLAIRPGSAGMPCPGFDVRIVDDEGKEVPHGTMGNIVLASPLAPTAFTSLFNDDERFYRGYFKRFDGRWIDTGDAGMVDEDEYVHIMSRSDDIINVAAHRFSTGAIEQAVLSHPGLSEASVVGIPDSLKGHLPFAFVQPRADSTSQELRATPTAELFNEVNALVREQIGAIASLGGMIQGRGMIPKTRSGKTLRRVLRELVEQAAQGEYDAPVNVPPTVEDAEVVEVARARVREYFEAKKKAGDKAKL; encoded by the exons atgccgccacatcatcatcgtAATCATCCCCAGGAAGCTGCACTCGAACACTCCCTCCGTGATCCAGAGTCCTTCTGGTCCGCCCATGCAGCTCGGCTCCACTGGCATCGACCGCCCTCGCGGGCGCTGTCCCGACAAACCAAATCCCTGCCCAGCGGGGTCCAGCATGAGCACTGGTCCTGGTTCCCCGATGGCGAGATCTCCACAACATATAACTGCGTGGACCGACACGTCCACAACGGGCATGGCGACCAGGTCGCCATCATCTGGGAGTCGCCCGTGACGCGCACCACCCAGAAATTCACCTATACACAATTACtcgaggaggtggaggtgcTGGCGGGTGTGTTGCGGGAGGAGGGTGTGCGCAAGGGCGATGTCGTGATTATCTACA TGCCCATGATACCCGCGGCACTCATCGCCGCGCTGGCAATTGCGCGCCTGGGTGCCATCCACGCAGCCGTCTTTGGAGGGTTCGCGGCGCAGTCCCTTGCGCAGCGCATCGAGGCAGGTCGGCCACGAGCCATCATGACTGCCTCATGCGGGATCGAGGGTGGCAAGGGACCGATGTCCTATCGTCCCTTGGTCGAGGGTGCCGTTGAGATGAGCAGCTTCAAACCGAGCAAAGTAATCGTATGGCAGCGGGATCAGCTGCGCTGGAACAACCCAGATAAATTGGGTGGCCAGCGCAACTGGCAGCGGTTGGTCAAGAGTGCGCGCATGCGCGGTGTCCGAGCTGACCCGGTGCCGGTGAAGAGTACGGATGCTCTATATATCATCTATACCAGCG GGACAACGGGACTTCCAAAGGGCGTTCTTCGAGAGGCAGGAGGTCACGCAGTCGGATTGGAGCTGTCGATCCAGTCCGTATTTGGGATCAAGGGTCCTGGAGATGTGATGTTCTGCGCATCTGATATTGGCTGGGTTGTGGGCCACTCGTACATCCTATATGCACCACTGCTAGTCGGCGCGACGACCGTGCTCTTCGAGGGGAAGCCGGTAGGAACGCCCGACGCAGGAACCTTCTGGCGGATCATCGAGACGCACAAGGTCAATACAATGTTCACAGCACCCACTGCCATGCGGGCCATCCGCAAAGACGACCCGAACAACCGGCTCATCGATGAGATTGGCCGACGTGGGGGACTAAAGTCGCTGCAGGCGCTGTTTTTGGCTGGCGAACGCAGTGAGCCCAGCATTGTGAGTGCTTATCAGGAGCTGCTAGGGAAGTACGCTGCACAAGACGCTCTGGTAATTGATAATTGGTGGTCCTCGGAGTCTGGGTCTCCCATCACCAGCCTGGCACTGAATGGGTCGCTGGCCGTCTCAGAGAAGCTCCCTCCGGGAGCAGATCATCCGCTGGCCATTCGGCCAGGGTCCGCGGGGATGCCATGTCCTGGCTTTGACGTGCGAatcgtcgatgatgaaggcaAAGAAGTCCCGCACGGTACGATGGGCAACATCGTGTTGGCGTCACCGCTGGCCCCGACTGCGTTCACGTCCTTATTTAATGACGATGAGCGATTCTATCGCGGATATTTCAAGCGGTTTGATGGGCGATGGATAGACACGGGCGACGCGGGAatggtggatgaggatgaatATGTGCACATCATGTCTCGATCGGACGACATTATCAACGTCGCAGCCCATCGATTTAGCACGG GAGCAATCGAACAAGCCGTCCTCTCACACCCCGGCCTGAGCGAAGCCAGCGTCGTCGGAATCCCCGACTCGCTCAAGGGGCATCTACCTTTTGCCTTTGTCCAGCCACGAGCCGACAGCACGAGTCAAGAACTGCGGGCAACGCCGACGGCAGAACTGTTCAACGAAGTCAACGCGCTAGTCCGTGAGCAGATCGGAGCCATTGCATCTTTGGGAGGAATGATCCAGGGTCGTGGGATGATTCCCAAGACGCGCAGTGGGAAGACGCTGCGGCGCGTGTTGCGCGAGTTGGTTGAGCAGGCGGCGCAAGGAGAGTATGATGCGCCTGTGAATGTGCCACCGACGGTGGAGGACGCAGAGGTTGTGGAGGTTGCGCGCGCGAGAGTGAGAGAGTACTTCGAggcgaagaaaaaggccggTGACAAGGCGAAGCTTTGA